One part of the Prunus persica cultivar Lovell chromosome G5, Prunus_persica_NCBIv2, whole genome shotgun sequence genome encodes these proteins:
- the LOC18777925 gene encoding uncharacterized protein LOC18777925 isoform X2, which produces MMATRFILSRARTSTKNLNFHGFSPLSQFIRNLSSVVSRESNFRNLKNPRPGYSRSMVSASNYNLDQDSALSLDTRVPATVITGFLGSGKTTLLNHILTSQHGKRIAVIENEFGEVDIDGSLVASHSSVSEDIVMVNNGCLCCTVRGDLVKMLLELVKKKRDKFDHIVIETTGLANPAPVIETFCMDELVSRHVKLDGVVTLVDAKHAMQHLNEVKPRFVVNEAVEQVAYADRIILNKIDLVTETELEVLTNRIKHINGMAQIKLAKFGSVDMDFVLGVGGYDLERIDSQVQVDSSCSPSHHREAGHEHHNHHHDHVHDSTVSSVSIVYEGTLDLDEVDDWLERLIEEKGEDLYRMKGVLSINGSDQRYVFQGVHSTLDGCPGSTWGPDEKRINKLVFIGRNLDETTLRKGFRGCLV; this is translated from the exons ATGATGGCTACGAGATTCATACTCTCAAGAGCAAGAACATCAACTAAAAATCTCAATTtccatggtttctcaccacTCTCTCAATTCATCAGAAACCTCTCCTCCGTCGTTTCCCGAGAATCCAATTTCCGCAACCTCAAGAATCCTCGTCCCGGATATTCCAGGAGCATGGTCTCTGCTTCAAACTACAATCTCGACCAGGACTCGGCCTTGAGTCTCGATACTCGTGTTCCAGCCACCGTCATCACTGGCTTTCTTGGTTCTGGAAag ACTACACTGCTGAATCATATTCTGACATCTCAACATGGGAAGCGGATTGCGGTCATAGAAAATGag TTTGGTGAGGTGGATATTGATGGATCATTGGTTGCTAGTCATTCATCTGTGAGTGAAGACATTGTCATGGTCAATAATGGTTGCCTATGCTGTACTGTTCGGGGTGATCTAGTTAAAATGCTGTTGGAGTTGGTTAAGAAAAAACGAGACAAGTTTGATCATATTGTTATAGAAACCACGG GCCTTGCTAACCCAGCTCCCGTTATAGAAACATTTTGTATGGATGAACTTGTTTCAAGACATGTGAAACTGGATGGGGTTGTTACTTTGGTTGATGCCAAGCATGCAATGCAACATTTGAACGAAGTAAAACCAAGATTTGTGGTGAATGAGGCAGTGGAACAAGTGGCATATGCTGATCGTATTATATTGAACAAG ATAGATTTGGTGACCGAGACTGAATTGGAGGTGTTGACTAACAGAATCAAG CATATCAATGGGATGGCGCAAATCAAGCTAGCTAAATTTGGATCTGTGGACATGGACTTTGTTTTGGGTGTAGGAGGATATGATCTCGAAAG GATCGATAGTCAAGTTCAAGTAGATAGTTCCTGTTCTCCATCCCATCACCGTGAAGCTGGACATG AACACCACAATCATCATCATGACCATGTACATGATTCTACCGTCTCAAGTGTCAGCATAGTTTATGAGGGAACCCTTGATCTTGACGAG GTGGATGATTGGCTTGAAAGGTTGATcgaagaaaaaggagaagacTTGTACAGGATGAAGGGTGTCTTATCTATAAATGGTTCTGATCAACGCTATGTTTTCCAG GGGGTGCACTCCACATTGGATGGGTGCCCAGGCAGTACATGGGGACCTGATGAGAAGAGGATTAACAAGCTTGTGTTCATAGGAAGGAATTTGGATGAAACTACTCTTAGAAAAGGTTTTAGAGGTTGTCTAGTATGA
- the LOC18777444 gene encoding myb family transcription factor PHL11, which yields MERNYGGGCDGEGNCGYENGVMMTRDPKPRLRWTPDLHDRFVDAVTKLGGPDKATPKSVLRLMGLKGLTLYHLKSHLQKYRLGQHARKQNSGEEHNRENNRDSYVHFSNHHSTGSSAKSSRGGNAEQGTLPFSEALKCQIEVQNRLQEQLEVQKKLQMRIEAQGKYLQAILEKAQKGLSLDMKGPTTIEATRAQLTDFNLALSNFMENINEEDRRGKSNGSTFEIYEEGNTEEHKDAKLKVERGSINFDLNTKGSFDYVGSNAGDFEPRCFRLLDTTL from the exons ATGGAAAGGAATTATGGAGGTGGCTGTGATGGGGAAGGGAATTGTGGATACGAGAATGGGGTGATGATGACAAGAGACCCCAAACCAAGGCTAAGGTGGACGCCTGATCTTCATGACAGATTTGTAGATGCTGTCACTAAACTTGGTGGCCCTGACA AAGCAACTCCCAAGTCTGTCTTGAGGCTAATGGGCTTGAAGGGATTAACATTGTACCACTTGAAAAGCCATTTGCAG AAGTACAGGCTTGGACAGCATGCTCGGAAACAAAACTCTGGAGAAGAACACAACAGAGAGAATAATC ggGATTCATATGTACATTTCAGTAATCATCATTCAACAGGTTCGAGCGCCAAATCGTCGAGAGGTGGTAATGCCGAACAAGG AACACTTCCATTTTCTGAGGCACTCAAGTGTCAGATTGAAGTACAAAACAGATTGCAAGAGCAGCTTGAG GTTCAGAAGAAGTTGCAGATGAGAATAGAAGCCCAAGGCAAGTACTTGCAAGCCATATTGGAGAAGGCCCAAAAGGGCCTCTCCCTAGACATGAAGGGGCCCACTACTATAGAAGCTACAAGAGCCCAATTAACTGACTTCAATTTGGCTCTATCAAATTTTATGGAGAATATAAATGAGGAGGACAGAAGAGGAAAGAGCAATGGTTCAACTTTTGAGATTTATGAAGAGGGAAATACAGAAGAACATAAAGATGCAAAGCTTAAGGTTGAGAGGGGCTCTATAAATTTTGACTTAAATACTAAAGGGAGCTTTGATTATGTTGGTTCAAATGCAGGTGATTTCGAACCGAGATGCTTTCGTTTACTAGATACTACACTTTGA
- the LOC18777925 gene encoding uncharacterized protein LOC18777925 isoform X1 yields MMATRFILSRARTSTKNLNFHGFSPLSQFIRNLSSVVSRESNFRNLKNPRPGYSRSMVSASNYNLDQDSALSLDTRVPATVITGFLGSGKTTLLNHILTSQHGKRIAVIENEFGEVDIDGSLVASHSSVSEDIVMVNNGCLCCTVRGDLVKMLLELVKKKRDKFDHIVIETTGLANPAPVIETFCMDELVSRHVKLDGVVTLVDAKHAMQHLNEVKPRFVVNEAVEQVAYADRIILNKIDLVTETELEVLTNRIKHINGMAQIKLAKFGSVDMDFVLGVGGYDLERIDSQVQVDSSCSPSHHREAGHGAEHHNHHHDHVHDSTVSSVSIVYEGTLDLDEVDDWLERLIEEKGEDLYRMKGVLSINGSDQRYVFQGVHSTLDGCPGSTWGPDEKRINKLVFIGRNLDETTLRKGFRGCLV; encoded by the exons ATGATGGCTACGAGATTCATACTCTCAAGAGCAAGAACATCAACTAAAAATCTCAATTtccatggtttctcaccacTCTCTCAATTCATCAGAAACCTCTCCTCCGTCGTTTCCCGAGAATCCAATTTCCGCAACCTCAAGAATCCTCGTCCCGGATATTCCAGGAGCATGGTCTCTGCTTCAAACTACAATCTCGACCAGGACTCGGCCTTGAGTCTCGATACTCGTGTTCCAGCCACCGTCATCACTGGCTTTCTTGGTTCTGGAAag ACTACACTGCTGAATCATATTCTGACATCTCAACATGGGAAGCGGATTGCGGTCATAGAAAATGag TTTGGTGAGGTGGATATTGATGGATCATTGGTTGCTAGTCATTCATCTGTGAGTGAAGACATTGTCATGGTCAATAATGGTTGCCTATGCTGTACTGTTCGGGGTGATCTAGTTAAAATGCTGTTGGAGTTGGTTAAGAAAAAACGAGACAAGTTTGATCATATTGTTATAGAAACCACGG GCCTTGCTAACCCAGCTCCCGTTATAGAAACATTTTGTATGGATGAACTTGTTTCAAGACATGTGAAACTGGATGGGGTTGTTACTTTGGTTGATGCCAAGCATGCAATGCAACATTTGAACGAAGTAAAACCAAGATTTGTGGTGAATGAGGCAGTGGAACAAGTGGCATATGCTGATCGTATTATATTGAACAAG ATAGATTTGGTGACCGAGACTGAATTGGAGGTGTTGACTAACAGAATCAAG CATATCAATGGGATGGCGCAAATCAAGCTAGCTAAATTTGGATCTGTGGACATGGACTTTGTTTTGGGTGTAGGAGGATATGATCTCGAAAG GATCGATAGTCAAGTTCAAGTAGATAGTTCCTGTTCTCCATCCCATCACCGTGAAGCTGGACATGGTGCCG AACACCACAATCATCATCATGACCATGTACATGATTCTACCGTCTCAAGTGTCAGCATAGTTTATGAGGGAACCCTTGATCTTGACGAG GTGGATGATTGGCTTGAAAGGTTGATcgaagaaaaaggagaagacTTGTACAGGATGAAGGGTGTCTTATCTATAAATGGTTCTGATCAACGCTATGTTTTCCAG GGGGTGCACTCCACATTGGATGGGTGCCCAGGCAGTACATGGGGACCTGATGAGAAGAGGATTAACAAGCTTGTGTTCATAGGAAGGAATTTGGATGAAACTACTCTTAGAAAAGGTTTTAGAGGTTGTCTAGTATGA